In Haloplanus rubicundus, one DNA window encodes the following:
- the sufS gene encoding bifunctional cysteine desulfurase/selenocysteine lyase SufS, with the protein MQESYPIDVEAIRADFPILDRMVGGNVETPGEGPGDDTPLCYLDNAATSHTPDQVVDTISDYYRGYNANVHRGIHQLSQEASVAYEEAHDTVADFVGADGREELVFTKNTTESENLVAYAWGLNELGPDDSVVMTEMEHHASLVTWQQIAKKTGAEVRYIRVDEQGYLDMDHAAELIDGSTVMVSVVHVSNTLGTVNPVAELADMAHDHDALIFVDGAQSAPTRPVDVKAMDADFFAFSGHKMCGPTGIGALYGKESILEEMSPYLYGGDMIRRVTYEDATWEDLPWKFEAGTPSIAQGIAFAAAVDYLEDIGMDAVQAHEELLAEYAYDRLTEFDDVTVYGPPGDDRGGLVAFNLGSVHAHDLSSIVNEHGVAIRAGDHCTQPLHDKLGAAASARASFYIYNTREEIDLLIDALEDARDLFA; encoded by the coding sequence GTGCAGGAATCGTATCCAATCGACGTAGAGGCCATCCGGGCCGATTTCCCCATCCTCGACCGGATGGTCGGGGGCAACGTGGAGACGCCCGGCGAGGGGCCAGGCGACGATACGCCGCTGTGTTATCTGGACAACGCCGCGACCAGTCACACGCCGGACCAGGTGGTCGATACGATCAGCGACTACTACCGGGGGTACAACGCGAACGTCCACCGGGGCATCCACCAGTTGAGTCAGGAGGCGTCGGTCGCCTACGAGGAGGCCCACGACACCGTGGCCGACTTCGTCGGCGCCGATGGCCGTGAGGAACTCGTCTTCACCAAAAACACCACCGAGAGCGAGAACCTCGTCGCCTACGCGTGGGGGCTGAACGAACTCGGACCCGACGATTCGGTCGTGATGACCGAGATGGAACACCACGCGTCGCTGGTGACGTGGCAACAGATCGCGAAGAAGACGGGCGCGGAGGTGCGTTACATCCGCGTCGACGAGCAGGGGTATCTGGACATGGACCACGCCGCCGAGTTGATCGACGGCTCGACGGTGATGGTGTCGGTCGTCCACGTTTCGAACACGCTGGGGACGGTAAATCCCGTCGCGGAACTGGCCGACATGGCCCACGACCACGACGCCCTCATCTTCGTCGACGGCGCGCAGTCGGCGCCGACGCGGCCCGTCGACGTGAAGGCGATGGACGCCGACTTCTTCGCGTTCTCCGGGCACAAGATGTGTGGTCCGACCGGTATCGGCGCACTCTACGGGAAGGAGTCGATCTTGGAGGAGATGAGTCCCTACCTCTACGGCGGCGACATGATCCGTCGGGTCACCTACGAGGACGCGACGTGGGAGGATCTCCCCTGGAAGTTCGAGGCCGGGACTCCCTCCATCGCGCAGGGCATCGCCTTCGCGGCCGCCGTCGACTACCTGGAAGACATCGGCATGGACGCGGTCCAGGCCCACGAGGAACTCCTCGCCGAGTACGCCTACGACCGCCTGACCGAGTTCGACGACGTGACCGTCTACGGCCCGCCGGGCGACGACCGCGGCGGCCTCGTCGCGTTCAACCTCGGGTCGGTCCACGCCCACGACCTCTCCAGCATCGTCAACGAACACGGCGTCGCCATCCGTGCCGGCGACCACTGCACCCAGCCACTCCACGACAAACTCGGCGCCGCCGCCTCCGCGCGGGCCTCGTTCTACATCTACAACACGCGCGAGGAGATCGATCTGCTGATCGACGCGCTCGAAGACGCCCGCGACTTGTTCGCGTAG
- a CDS encoding nitrous oxide reductase accessory protein NosL, with translation MNRRTTVATLGSLLGTGGLAGCLGGSPRPDPVDLSGGKADDQGGMIIGKHGGPNGQIFYENESPAGHDNPAWFHTLAFGLFRYYLRHERRGWEATAIYVTDYSSLDYELDERDGRPYMPAPTAAGTFGDATAMTYVMESDVHGGMGPELHPFSAADDARAFVEDHGGRTVGFDDVTPQLIAAYTSR, from the coding sequence ATGAATAGACGAACGACGGTCGCGACGCTCGGATCGCTGCTCGGGACGGGCGGACTGGCCGGCTGTCTCGGCGGCTCGCCCCGACCGGACCCGGTCGACCTCTCGGGCGGCAAAGCCGACGATCAGGGTGGCATGATCATCGGCAAGCACGGCGGCCCGAACGGGCAGATATTCTACGAGAACGAGAGTCCGGCGGGACACGACAATCCGGCGTGGTTTCACACGCTCGCCTTCGGCCTCTTTCGGTACTACCTCCGTCACGAGCGCCGGGGCTGGGAGGCGACGGCCATCTACGTCACCGACTACTCGTCGCTCGATTACGAGTTGGACGAGCGGGACGGGCGGCCGTATATGCCCGCCCCGACGGCCGCCGGGACGTTCGGGGACGCGACGGCGATGACGTACGTCATGGAGAGTGACGTCCACGGGGGAATGGGCCCGGAGCTACATCCGTTCTCGGCGGCCGACGACGCCCGGGCGTTCGTCGAGGACCACGGCGGGCGAACGGTGGGCTTCGACGACGTGACGCCCCAGTTGATCGCGGCGTACACGTCGCGCTGA
- the thsA gene encoding thermosome subunit alpha produces the protein MIILGEDSQRTQGKDAQTMNITAGKAVAEAVRTTLGPKGMDKMLVDSGGSVVVTNDGVTILKEMDIDHPAANMIVEVSETQEDEVGDGTTTAVVIAGELLDEAEELIDQDIHPTTLAQGYRRAAEKAKEILEENAIDVSPDDRETLVKIAATAMTGKGAESAKDQLADLLVDAVLAVRDDDGVDTDNVSIEKVVGGAIDNSELIEGVIVDKERVSDSMPYAVEDADIALIDGALEVKETEIDAEVNVTDPDQLQQFLDQEEKQLREMVDHLKEVGADAVFVGSGIDDMAQHYLAQEGILAVRRAKDSDLSRLARSTGGTVVGSVDDLTEDDLGFAGSVAQKDIGGDERIFVEDVAEAKSVTLVLRGGTEHVVDEVERAVEDSLGVVRTTLEDGKVLPGGGAPETELALGLRDYADDVDGREALAVEAFAEAVDVIPRTLAENAGLDPIDSLVELRASHSEGNLSDGLDAYTGDVVDMDEEGVVEPLRVKTQAIESATEAAVMILRIDDVIAAGDLKGGGSDDGGDEGGPGGAGGMGGGMGGMGGMGGMGGMGGAM, from the coding sequence ATGATCATTCTCGGCGAGGACTCTCAGCGGACACAGGGGAAAGACGCCCAGACGATGAACATCACGGCCGGCAAGGCCGTCGCGGAGGCCGTACGGACCACGCTCGGTCCGAAAGGGATGGACAAGATGCTCGTCGACTCCGGCGGGAGCGTCGTCGTCACGAACGACGGCGTCACGATCCTGAAGGAGATGGACATCGACCACCCCGCCGCGAACATGATCGTCGAGGTGTCCGAGACCCAGGAGGACGAGGTCGGCGACGGCACCACGACGGCGGTCGTCATTGCCGGTGAACTCCTCGACGAGGCCGAGGAGCTCATCGACCAGGACATCCACCCGACGACGCTGGCCCAGGGGTACCGCCGGGCCGCGGAGAAGGCGAAGGAGATCCTCGAGGAGAACGCCATCGACGTCTCCCCGGACGACCGCGAGACCCTCGTCAAGATCGCCGCGACGGCGATGACGGGCAAGGGCGCCGAGAGCGCCAAAGACCAGCTCGCGGACCTGCTCGTCGACGCCGTGCTCGCCGTGCGCGACGACGACGGGGTCGACACCGACAACGTCTCCATCGAGAAGGTCGTCGGCGGCGCCATCGACAACTCCGAGCTCATCGAGGGCGTCATCGTCGACAAGGAACGCGTCAGCGACAGCATGCCCTACGCCGTCGAGGACGCCGACATCGCGCTGATCGACGGCGCGCTCGAAGTCAAGGAGACCGAAATCGACGCCGAGGTCAACGTCACCGACCCCGACCAGCTCCAGCAGTTCCTCGATCAGGAGGAGAAACAGCTGCGCGAGATGGTCGATCACCTCAAGGAAGTCGGCGCCGACGCCGTCTTCGTGGGTAGCGGCATCGACGACATGGCCCAGCACTACCTGGCCCAGGAGGGCATCCTCGCCGTCCGCCGCGCGAAGGACAGCGACCTCTCCCGGCTCGCCCGCTCGACCGGCGGCACGGTCGTCGGCTCCGTCGACGACCTGACCGAGGACGACCTCGGCTTCGCCGGCTCCGTCGCCCAGAAGGACATCGGCGGCGACGAGCGCATCTTCGTCGAGGACGTGGCCGAGGCCAAGTCCGTGACGCTCGTCCTCCGCGGCGGGACCGAACACGTCGTCGACGAGGTCGAACGCGCCGTCGAGGACTCCCTCGGCGTCGTGCGCACCACGCTGGAGGACGGCAAGGTCCTGCCCGGCGGCGGTGCCCCCGAGACGGAACTCGCCCTCGGACTGCGCGACTACGCCGACGACGTCGACGGCCGCGAGGCCCTCGCCGTCGAGGCCTTCGCCGAGGCCGTGGACGTGATCCCGCGCACCCTCGCCGAGAACGCCGGTCTCGACCCCATCGACTCGCTGGTCGAACTCCGCGCCAGCCACAGTGAAGGCAACCTCTCCGACGGTCTCGACGCCTACACGGGCGACGTGGTCGACATGGACGAAGAGGGCGTCGTCGAACCTCTCCGCGTCAAGACCCAGGCCATCGAGAGCGCCACGGAAGCGGCCGTCATGATCCTCCGCATCGACGACGTCATCGCCGCCGGCGACCTCAAGGGCGGCGGCAGCGACGACGGCGGCGACGAGGGCGGCCCCGGCGGCGCCGGCGGCATGGGCGGCGGCATGGGCGGCATGGGCGGCATGGGTGGCATGGGTGGCATGGGCGGCGCGATGTGA
- a CDS encoding KH domain-containing protein: MQHVKVPQDRLGVLIGDGGETMREIERRAEVRLDIDSESGSVAIDAVGDPVTAMVAPDIVRAIGRGFRPDAALSLLDNDMRMFDLIDIDEATRNKNDLQRQKGRLIGEDGRTRELMEELSGADVVIYGTTLGIIGQPEEVQAVRRAAEMLLDGAPHGAVYGFLERKHNELTRGADLQPSN; this comes from the coding sequence ATGCAGCACGTGAAGGTACCGCAGGACCGTCTCGGCGTCCTCATCGGCGACGGAGGCGAGACGATGCGCGAGATCGAGCGACGCGCCGAGGTCCGCCTCGACATCGACTCCGAGAGCGGGAGCGTCGCCATCGACGCCGTCGGCGACCCCGTCACCGCGATGGTGGCACCGGACATCGTCCGCGCCATCGGCCGCGGCTTCCGCCCCGACGCGGCGCTCTCCCTGCTCGACAACGATATGCGGATGTTCGACCTCATCGACATCGACGAGGCCACCAGAAACAAGAACGACCTCCAGCGACAGAAGGGCCGCCTCATCGGCGAGGACGGTCGCACCCGCGAGCTAATGGAGGAACTCTCCGGCGCCGACGTGGTCATCTACGGAACCACGCTGGGCATCATCGGGCAGCCCGAGGAGGTTCAGGCCGTCCGCCGAGCCGCCGAGATGCTGCTCGACGGCGCCCCCCACGGCGCGGTGTACGGCTTCCTCGAACGCAAGCACAACGAACTGACTCGCGGCGCCGACCTCCAGCCGTCGAACTGA
- the rio1 gene encoding serine/threonine-protein kinase Rio1, with protein sequence MTEEYGLLDPEEGEGEDFGDEWEEIDVSDTEADRIARKRDREFAEFRKRLKDADQFKVEQSVFDDATFAAIYKLVQDGYIDAFGGPISTGKEANVYEALGADDRDVAVKIYRINASNFQEMRAYLEGDPRFEGIGSDKKKVVLAWTKKEFANLRRARQAGVRVPEPIAVERNVLVMELVGLVEERARRLAEVNVENPETAFEVVREYMRRLYGAGLVHGDLSEYNLIIHDGELVVIDLGQAVTVHHPNADDFLARDCRNVASFFTRQGIDVDPADLREFVTAVEAEP encoded by the coding sequence ATGACAGAGGAGTACGGTCTGCTCGATCCCGAGGAGGGCGAGGGCGAGGACTTCGGCGACGAGTGGGAGGAGATCGACGTCTCCGACACCGAAGCGGATCGCATCGCCAGAAAACGGGACCGCGAGTTCGCCGAATTCCGCAAGCGTCTGAAGGACGCCGACCAGTTCAAGGTGGAGCAGTCGGTGTTCGACGACGCCACCTTCGCGGCCATCTACAAGCTGGTGCAGGACGGCTACATCGACGCGTTCGGCGGACCGATATCGACGGGGAAGGAGGCCAACGTCTACGAAGCCCTCGGCGCGGACGACCGCGACGTGGCGGTGAAGATCTACCGCATCAACGCCTCGAACTTCCAGGAGATGCGGGCGTACCTCGAAGGCGACCCGCGGTTCGAGGGGATCGGCTCGGACAAGAAGAAGGTGGTGCTGGCGTGGACGAAAAAGGAGTTCGCGAACCTGCGCCGGGCGCGGCAGGCCGGGGTCCGGGTGCCGGAGCCCATCGCCGTCGAGCGGAACGTCCTCGTGATGGAGCTGGTGGGGCTGGTCGAAGAGCGTGCCCGGCGATTGGCGGAAGTGAACGTCGAGAACCCCGAGACGGCGTTCGAGGTGGTCCGCGAGTACATGCGCCGGCTCTACGGCGCGGGGTTGGTCCACGGCGACCTCTCGGAGTACAACCTGATCATCCACGACGGCGAACTGGTGGTGATCGACCTCGGGCAGGCGGTGACGGTTCATCACCCGAACGCCGACGACTTCCTGGCGCGGGACTGCCGGAACGTCGCTTCGTTTTTCACCCGGCAGGGGATCGACGTGGACCCGGCCGACCTCCGCGAGTTCGTGACCGCGGTCGAGGCAGAGCCCTAA
- a CDS encoding DNA primase translates to MRPDPLYARYPFFRAAREAVQRADISPPRLVTEGDPAVERARERVERALMSGTVESETPGRWSDRDELLSYPIARILVSLVDVRAAVEKYAEAEAETAFERLTADLEADDAALRSVSTPRADLGTVLDEFDLDGAVRRVDGDRGRAGYRIDVTAYLRLADPDWGDGWRLVNRDLADGTVPVDDAELTRLLREAVRRRVADGLPFEVRGSSGGDAIADALAEDVATLRDRLAERERLPDVDAVVPAQFPPCMQALLEDDEDPLDPHAAFAATAFLVSLGLDADAIAERWPVLDDGSLSYRATVLDDRGGSQYPAPSCATMQTFGDCVNPDERCETIDHPLRYYAAAVADADADANAD, encoded by the coding sequence ATGCGTCCCGACCCGCTGTACGCCCGGTATCCGTTCTTCCGCGCCGCCCGCGAGGCGGTCCAGCGGGCGGACATCTCGCCCCCGCGGCTGGTCACCGAGGGCGACCCCGCCGTCGAGCGCGCCCGCGAACGCGTCGAGCGCGCGCTCATGTCCGGCACCGTCGAATCGGAGACGCCCGGGCGCTGGAGTGACCGCGACGAACTCCTCTCCTATCCCATCGCGCGCATCCTCGTCTCGTTGGTCGACGTACGCGCCGCCGTCGAGAAGTACGCCGAGGCGGAGGCCGAGACGGCGTTCGAGCGCCTCACCGCCGACCTGGAGGCCGACGACGCGGCACTCCGGAGCGTCTCGACGCCCCGCGCCGACCTCGGGACGGTCCTCGACGAGTTCGACCTCGACGGGGCGGTCCGGCGGGTCGACGGCGACCGGGGCCGCGCCGGCTACCGGATCGACGTGACCGCGTACCTCCGCCTCGCCGACCCCGACTGGGGCGACGGCTGGCGACTCGTCAACCGTGACCTCGCCGACGGAACGGTGCCCGTCGACGACGCGGAACTCACCCGCCTGCTCCGGGAGGCGGTCCGCCGCCGGGTCGCCGACGGCCTCCCCTTCGAGGTGCGGGGGAGTTCGGGCGGTGACGCCATCGCGGACGCGCTGGCCGAGGACGTGGCCACCCTCCGTGACCGCCTCGCGGAGCGCGAACGCCTCCCGGACGTGGACGCCGTCGTCCCCGCGCAGTTCCCCCCCTGTATGCAGGCGTTGCTGGAGGACGACGAGGACCCCCTCGACCCCCACGCCGCCTTCGCGGCCACCGCCTTCCTCGTCTCGCTGGGCCTCGACGCCGACGCCATCGCCGAGCGGTGGCCCGTCCTCGACGACGGCTCGCTGTCCTACCGGGCGACGGTGCTCGACGACCGCGGGGGGAGCCAGTACCCCGCGCCTTCGTGTGCGACGATGCAGACGTTCGGCGACTGCGTGAACCCCGACGAGCGCTGTGAGACTATCGACCACCCGCTCCGCTACTACGCGGCGGCCGTCGCGGACGCCGACGCCGACGCGAACGCGGACTGA
- a CDS encoding DUF7472 family protein, with the protein MELEEGMVRKIAISVAAVGVFVAFVVGIGTTFNDGGLGSAGGLALVGAIVLFILLMAVVGFLLSD; encoded by the coding sequence ATGGAACTCGAAGAGGGGATGGTCCGGAAAATCGCCATCTCCGTCGCCGCGGTGGGGGTTTTCGTCGCCTTCGTCGTCGGCATCGGCACCACGTTCAACGACGGTGGGCTGGGGTCGGCCGGCGGGCTGGCGCTCGTCGGCGCTATCGTCCTGTTCATCCTCCTGATGGCCGTCGTCGGCTTCCTTCTCTCCGACTGA
- a CDS encoding SWIM zinc finger family protein: MTHPAHTPASLPATRSKTTFPAAGTTGRARRARVEPMAVRPLRDGRYAVETAGGTYVVDPDAHTCTCPDHQLRGARCKHRRRVALEVTAGLVPPPGKRTAVCAVCGGRTFVPTAFSGPALCPRHDHRVGALVRDRETGDRLVVVGAAGERADRVETAEGRLVADYPTNADYGSHEPVFWVVYLDSLGRDGDVRRYAFPASRLQRIDSEGATHPDAGPTPTDGAASTTTA, from the coding sequence ATGACGCACCCAGCACACACACCCGCGTCACTGCCGGCGACCCGCTCGAAGACCACGTTCCCCGCCGCCGGAACGACGGGCCGCGCCAGGCGCGCCCGCGTCGAACCCATGGCGGTCCGCCCGCTCCGCGACGGCCGCTACGCCGTCGAGACGGCGGGCGGCACGTACGTCGTCGACCCCGACGCGCACACCTGTACCTGTCCCGATCACCAGCTCCGCGGCGCCCGGTGTAAGCACCGCCGCCGGGTCGCCCTCGAGGTGACGGCGGGGCTCGTGCCGCCGCCCGGGAAACGCACCGCCGTCTGTGCGGTCTGTGGCGGGCGCACGTTCGTCCCCACGGCGTTCAGCGGCCCGGCACTCTGTCCGCGCCACGACCACCGAGTGGGCGCGCTCGTCCGTGATCGGGAGACGGGCGACCGCCTCGTCGTCGTCGGCGCGGCCGGCGAGCGCGCCGACCGGGTCGAGACGGCGGAGGGGCGACTCGTCGCCGACTACCCCACCAACGCCGACTACGGCTCCCACGAACCCGTCTTCTGGGTCGTCTACCTCGACTCCCTCGGCCGTGACGGCGACGTGCGGCGCTACGCCTTCCCGGCGTCACGGCTGCAGCGGATCGACTCCGAGGGCGCGACCCACCCGGACGCCGGCCCGACCCCCACGGACGGCGCGGCGTCGACGACGACCGCCTAG
- the hjc gene encoding Holliday junction resolvase Hjc, translating into MSANRKGDRRERELVNELDAAGFAVMRAPASGSATERDLPDVLAGDGEQFYAIEAKSSAGDPIYLSGEEVESLIYFARNFGAKARVAARFDREDWYFFHPGDLHVTDGGNYRVKKETALAEGEDLDELVGHSTQARLDDP; encoded by the coding sequence ATGTCCGCGAACCGCAAGGGGGACCGCCGGGAGCGCGAACTCGTCAACGAACTCGACGCGGCGGGTTTCGCGGTGATGCGCGCCCCCGCGAGCGGGAGCGCCACCGAGCGTGACCTGCCGGACGTGCTCGCCGGCGACGGCGAGCAGTTCTACGCCATCGAGGCGAAGTCGTCCGCCGGCGACCCCATCTACCTCTCGGGCGAGGAGGTCGAATCCCTCATCTACTTCGCCCGCAACTTCGGCGCGAAGGCACGGGTCGCCGCCCGATTCGACCGCGAGGACTGGTACTTCTTCCACCCCGGCGACCTGCACGTCACCGACGGCGGCAACTACCGGGTGAAAAAGGAGACGGCGCTGGCCGAGGGGGAGGATCTGGACGAACTCGTCGGCCACTCGACGCAGGCGCGTCTCGACGACCCCTAG
- a CDS encoding adenosylhomocysteinase, protein MTAPTIAERLDDPDTARAEGRRKMDWAEAHMPILAALREDFEAEQPLAGERIAMAMHVEAKTAVLVELLAVGGAEVAITGCNPLSSQDDVSAALHAVDGVTSYAAHGVDTDEYYDAIEAVVGVDPTITVDDGADMVTHIHDEHPNLIPQLKGGCEETTTGVHRLRSMADDGALKYPMFAVNDTPMKTLFDNVHGTGESALTNIAMTTNLSIAGKTVVVGGYGYCGRGVAKKAAGMNADVIVTEVDPRRALEAHMEGHAVMPMHEAASEGDVFVTTTGNRDVITREDFEEMGDGVLLANAGHFDVEINLEELAEMADSTREVREGVEEYELPDGRRLNVLAEGRLVNLAGPLSMGHPVEVMDQSFGVQAVCVRELAANPDAYDAGVHEVPDRLDREVAEVKLDAEGIAIDDLSDDQREYLDSWDHGT, encoded by the coding sequence ATGACCGCACCCACGATAGCCGAGCGACTCGACGACCCCGATACGGCCCGCGCCGAGGGGCGTCGGAAGATGGACTGGGCGGAGGCACACATGCCCATCCTCGCCGCGCTCCGCGAGGACTTCGAAGCAGAGCAACCCCTCGCCGGCGAGCGAATCGCGATGGCGATGCACGTCGAGGCCAAGACGGCCGTCCTCGTCGAACTCCTCGCCGTCGGCGGCGCGGAAGTGGCCATCACCGGCTGTAACCCCCTCTCCAGTCAGGACGACGTGAGCGCGGCGCTCCACGCCGTCGACGGCGTCACCTCCTATGCCGCCCACGGCGTCGACACCGACGAGTACTACGACGCCATCGAGGCCGTCGTCGGCGTCGATCCCACCATCACCGTCGACGACGGCGCCGACATGGTGACCCACATCCACGACGAACACCCCAACCTGATCCCGCAGCTGAAAGGTGGGTGCGAGGAGACGACGACCGGCGTCCACCGCCTGCGCTCGATGGCCGACGACGGCGCGCTGAAGTACCCGATGTTCGCCGTCAACGACACGCCGATGAAGACGCTGTTCGACAACGTCCACGGCACCGGCGAGTCCGCACTCACGAACATCGCCATGACGACCAACCTCTCCATCGCGGGCAAGACGGTCGTCGTCGGCGGCTACGGCTACTGCGGTCGCGGCGTCGCGAAGAAGGCCGCGGGCATGAACGCCGACGTGATCGTCACGGAGGTCGACCCCCGCCGCGCCCTCGAAGCCCACATGGAGGGCCACGCGGTGATGCCGATGCACGAGGCCGCGAGCGAGGGCGACGTGTTCGTGACGACGACGGGCAACCGCGACGTGATCACCCGCGAGGACTTCGAGGAGATGGGGGACGGCGTCCTGCTGGCCAACGCCGGCCACTTCGACGTGGAGATCAATCTGGAGGAACTCGCCGAGATGGCCGACTCGACCCGTGAGGTCCGCGAGGGCGTCGAAGAGTACGAACTCCCGGACGGCCGTCGGCTGAACGTGCTCGCCGAGGGGCGACTCGTCAACCTCGCCGGCCCGCTCTCGATGGGCCACCCCGTCGAGGTGATGGACCAGAGCTTCGGCGTACAGGCCGTCTGCGTGCGCGAACTCGCCGCGAACCCCGACGCCTACGACGCGGGCGTCCACGAGGTGCCGGACCGCCTCGACCGCGAGGTGGCCGAGGTGAAACTCGACGCCGAGGGCATCGCCATCGACGACCTGAGCGACGATCAGCGCGAGTATCTGGACTCGTGGGATCACGGGACCTGA
- a CDS encoding PAS domain-containing response regulator produces MPEEFRVLHVDDDAAQLDLTADCLERADPRLQVLTETSASDALDRIEAAAVDAVVSDYQMPGMDGLAFLDRVRDDYPDLPFVLFTGQGSEEIASEAIARGVTDYLQKEGGTDQYTVLANRLTNAIERREVAAKLRQREAHLRQAQSVATLGSWWTDVESDELYWSDEVYEIFEADERTLPLDHEAFLSYVHPDDREFVEKKWLAALNGESYDIEHRIVVDGETKWVREQAELSFEDGTPVRATGVVQDITDRKERRQQLRETNRQLQAVLDTVDAAIFTKEVDGTYRLANDTARELLGVDDGEMVGRTAADLFPDALAEQFRADDRRVVETGESVRKEEELPLPGGARTHLTIKSPIVDEDGNVTGICAVSTDVTGWTAERR; encoded by the coding sequence ATGCCAGAGGAGTTCCGCGTGTTACACGTCGACGACGACGCGGCCCAACTCGACCTGACGGCCGACTGCCTCGAACGGGCGGACCCTCGCCTGCAGGTGCTCACCGAGACGAGCGCCAGCGACGCGCTCGATCGTATCGAGGCGGCGGCGGTCGACGCCGTCGTGAGCGACTATCAGATGCCGGGAATGGACGGGCTAGCCTTCCTCGACCGCGTCCGCGACGACTACCCCGACCTCCCGTTCGTCCTCTTTACCGGACAGGGGAGCGAGGAGATCGCGAGCGAGGCCATCGCCCGCGGTGTCACCGACTACCTCCAGAAAGAGGGCGGCACCGACCAGTACACCGTCCTCGCGAATCGACTCACGAACGCTATCGAGCGCCGTGAGGTGGCGGCGAAACTGCGACAGCGCGAAGCCCACCTCCGACAGGCACAGTCGGTAGCGACCCTCGGCAGTTGGTGGACCGACGTCGAATCGGACGAGCTGTACTGGTCGGACGAGGTGTACGAAATCTTCGAGGCCGACGAGCGAACGCTGCCGCTCGACCACGAGGCGTTTCTGTCGTACGTCCACCCGGACGATCGGGAGTTCGTGGAGAAGAAGTGGCTCGCCGCACTGAACGGAGAGTCCTACGACATCGAGCATCGAATCGTCGTCGACGGGGAGACGAAGTGGGTTCGGGAACAGGCCGAACTCTCCTTCGAAGACGGGACGCCCGTCCGCGCCACGGGCGTCGTACAGGACATCACCGACCGTAAAGAACGGCGCCAGCAACTCCGGGAGACGAACCGCCAGCTACAGGCGGTACTCGACACCGTCGACGCCGCCATCTTCACCAAAGAGGTCGACGGCACCTACCGCCTCGCCAACGACACGGCGCGGGAACTTCTGGGCGTCGACGACGGCGAGATGGTCGGCCGGACGGCGGCGGACCTGTTCCCGGACGCACTCGCCGAGCAGTTCCGTGCGGACGACCGCCGCGTCGTCGAAACCGGCGAGTCGGTGCGGAAAGAGGAGGAACTGCCGCTCCCCGGCGGCGCCCGGACACACCTCACGATCAAGAGTCCGATCGTCGACGAGGACGGTAACGTGACCGGCATCTGTGCCGTCTCGACGGACGTCACCGGCTGGACGGCCGAGAGACGCTGA